A window of Lepidochelys kempii isolate rLepKem1 chromosome 1, rLepKem1.hap2, whole genome shotgun sequence contains these coding sequences:
- the LOC140914467 gene encoding olfactory receptor 52R1-like encodes MQETPFCLIVGHLLPYSMSDSNTTHFTNPSTFILLGISGLEAAHVWISIPFCTMYTIAILGNFTILFVVKRERSLHAPMSYFLCMLAVTDLVLPTSMLPKMLSIFWFNSREIGFSACLTQMYFIHSFLVMESGILAAMGFDRYVAICHPLRHSTILTNPMVAKIGLAVVLRGGMLTLPYLLLVRQWPYCETNIIPDTYCAHIAVVKLACADTRISSYYGLFVLFCVKGLDMFFVALSYTQILRAIFRLPTKDARLKTFGTCISHLCAILTFYVPSLFSSLTYRFGQNVALHFHVLIGNLNILVPPMLNPIIYGVRTKQVRDRLLQLFIHKDI; translated from the coding sequence ATGCAGGAGACACCGTTCTGCCTCATAGTTGGACACCTTCTCCcctactccatgtcagattccaacacaactcacttcaccaacccctccaccttcatcctgctgggcatttcCGGCCTGGAGGCAGCCCATGTCTGGATttccatccccttctgcaccatgTACACCATAGCTATCTTGGGGAACTTCACCATCCTATTCGTCGTGAAGAGGGAGCGGAGCCTCCATGCCCCCATGtcctatttcctctgcatgctggctgTCACCGACCTGGTCCTGCCTACATCCATGCtgcccaaaatgctgagcatcttctggttcaattcgAGGGAGATAGGtttcagtgcctgcctcacccagatgtacttCATTCACTCGTTCTTAGTGATGGAGTCTGGGATCCTCGCGGCCATGGGTTTTGACCGCTACGTGGCCATCTGccatcccctgagacattccaccatCCTGACAAACCCCATGGTGGCCAAGATTGGCCTGGCCGTGGTGCTGCGTGGTGGCATGCTCACACTGCCCTATCTCCTCCTGGTGAGGCAGTGGCCATATTGCGAAACCAACATCATCCCCGATACGTACTGCGCGCATATAGCTGTGGTGAAGCTGGCTTGCGCCGATACCCGCATCAGTAGTTACTACGGCCTCTTTGTGCTATTCTGTGTGAAGGGTCTGGATATGTTTTTTGTTGCATTGTCCTATACCCAGATCCTCAGGGCTATCTTCCGCCTCCCCACAAAGGACGCCCGGCTCAAGACTTTTGGGACCtgcatctcccacctctgtgccatCTTAACCTTTTACGTCccatctctcttctcctccctcacaTACCGGTTTGGCCAGAATGTGGCCCTGCATTTCCATGTTCTCATTGGCAACTTGAACATCCTGGTGCCCCCCATGCTAAACCCCATCATCTACGGGGTGAGGACCAAACAGGTCCGGGACAGGCTGCTCCAGCTCTTTATTCATAAAGACATCTAA